Proteins found in one Cetobacterium ceti genomic segment:
- the htpX gene encoding zinc metalloprotease HtpX, whose protein sequence is MQGFKTFLLMLFMTLLLMFIGSLIGGRNGMLIALIFAGVMNFFSYWFSDKMVLSMYRAQPLSPEDRVYKITENLVKRADLPMPRVYMINEEQPNAFATGRNPKHAAVAVTRGLAEIMSDDELAGVIGHELGHVSHRDILIGTVAATLAGAITYLANIAKWAAIFGGGRNRDDEDTSPFVLILVSIFAPIGAMLVQMAISRSREYKADSFGARVSGNPMYLANALRKLEMWSRRIPMDANPATENMFIVSPLAGSKMANLFSTHPSTGERIRRLEEMAR, encoded by the coding sequence ATGCAGGGATTTAAAACATTTTTGCTTATGCTTTTTATGACTCTTTTACTTATGTTCATAGGAAGTTTAATAGGTGGAAGAAATGGAATGTTAATTGCTTTAATATTTGCTGGAGTTATGAACTTTTTTTCATATTGGTTTAGTGATAAAATGGTTTTATCAATGTATAGGGCACAGCCTTTATCTCCTGAAGATCGAGTCTATAAAATCACAGAAAATTTAGTTAAAAGAGCAGATTTACCTATGCCAAGGGTATATATGATAAATGAGGAGCAGCCTAACGCCTTTGCAACAGGAAGAAATCCAAAACATGCAGCTGTTGCTGTTACAAGAGGATTGGCAGAGATTATGTCAGATGATGAACTAGCAGGAGTTATAGGTCATGAGTTAGGTCATGTTAGTCATAGGGATATTTTAATTGGAACAGTGGCTGCAACCTTAGCAGGAGCTATTACATATTTAGCAAATATAGCTAAATGGGCGGCTATTTTTGGCGGAGGTAGGAATAGGGATGATGAAGATACTAGTCCTTTTGTATTAATACTTGTATCTATTTTTGCACCAATAGGGGCAATGTTGGTTCAAATGGCAATTTCAAGAAGTAGAGAATATAAAGCTGATAGTTTTGGAGCTAGAGTTAGTGGTAATCCAATGTATTTAGCAAATGCTTTACGTAAACTTGAAATGTGGAGTAGAAGAATTCCTATGGATGCCAATCCAGCCACAGAAAATATGTTTATAGTTTCTCCCTTAGCAGGAAGTAAAATGGCTAATTTATTTAGTACTCATCCTAGTACAGGGGAAAGAATTAGAAGATTAGAGGAAATGGCAAGATAG
- a CDS encoding cold-shock protein: MKGTVKWFNQEKGFGFITGEDGKDVFAHFSQIQKDGFKTLNEGEEVTFDIAEGAKGPQATNIVVK; the protein is encoded by the coding sequence ATGAAAGGTACAGTTAAATGGTTCAATCAAGAAAAAGGATTCGGATTTATTACAGGTGAGGACGGGAAAGACGTATTCGCTCACTTCTCTCAAATCCAAAAAGATGGATTCAAAACATTAAACGAAGGTGAAGAAGTAACTTTCGATATCGCTGAGGGAGCTAAAGGACCTCAAGCTACAAACATCGTAGTTAAGTAA
- a CDS encoding rhodanese-like domain-containing protein, translating into MKKIILIFLLLSTFMFGKTIDKNNYILVDTRESSYYNGWPEEGMERGGHIPGATDFSYRWLDKKNLTESNVKILNERLKEKGILNSEKEIILYNSNPKENEVVRNYLEKLGVKNIKTYDFNKYLENEKAPLVKFPGYEKLVPAYWVKKAIEGKVENSCCEKYKVYEVSWGPLNSAVNYLKGHIPGAVHINTDNIEPPPEWMINSDENLINFAKSIGIDKNSGVILYGENIMAAFRLGVIFEYLGVKDVKILNGGYNAWHREGYKEESGIEIGNPVDSFGSNIPLNKNYILNINEAKKVLKDNKEHELLVDIRSYKERIGEVSGYSYMHRKGRIKGSVWGMGGTSSVTLEDYRNIDNTMRNGNEILAMWKKLNIDPNKKLVFFCGSGWRASEALYYSQVLGFKNNSIYSNGWMEWSKNKNNPIELGVE; encoded by the coding sequence ATGAAAAAAATAATACTGATATTTTTACTACTTTCTACATTTATGTTTGGAAAAACCATAGATAAAAATAACTATATTTTAGTAGATACAAGGGAAAGTAGTTACTACAACGGATGGCCAGAGGAGGGAATGGAAAGAGGTGGACACATTCCTGGAGCAACAGATTTTTCCTATAGATGGTTAGATAAGAAAAATTTAACAGAAAGTAACGTTAAAATATTAAATGAAAGATTAAAAGAAAAGGGAATTTTAAATTCTGAAAAAGAAATAATTTTATATAATAGTAATCCAAAAGAAAATGAAGTTGTAAGAAATTATTTAGAAAAATTAGGAGTTAAAAATATAAAAACCTATGATTTTAATAAATATTTAGAAAATGAAAAAGCACCACTTGTGAAATTTCCTGGATATGAGAAATTAGTTCCTGCATATTGGGTTAAAAAAGCAATAGAGGGTAAGGTTGAAAATAGTTGTTGTGAAAAATATAAGGTATATGAAGTTTCTTGGGGACCATTAAACAGTGCAGTTAATTATTTAAAAGGACATATTCCTGGAGCTGTTCATATTAATACAGATAATATAGAACCACCACCAGAATGGATGATAAATAGTGATGAAAATTTAATAAATTTTGCTAAAAGTATAGGAATAGATAAAAATAGTGGCGTAATTTTATATGGAGAAAATATAATGGCAGCTTTTAGACTAGGAGTTATATTTGAATATTTAGGAGTTAAAGATGTAAAAATTTTAAATGGAGGATATAATGCTTGGCATAGGGAAGGATATAAAGAAGAGAGTGGAATTGAAATTGGTAACCCTGTAGATTCTTTTGGTAGCAATATTCCTTTAAATAAAAATTATATATTAAATATAAATGAAGCTAAAAAAGTTTTAAAAGATAATAAAGAACATGAACTTTTAGTGGATATAAGATCATATAAGGAAAGAATAGGAGAAGTTTCGGGATATTCCTATATGCATAGAAAAGGTAGAATTAAAGGTTCTGTATGGGGAATGGGTGGAACATCTTCTGTAACTCTTGAAGATTATAGAAATATTGATAATACCATGAGAAATGGAAATGAAATTTTAGCTATGTGGAAAAAATTGAATATTGATCCCAATAAAAAATTAGTATTTTTCTGTGGTTCTGGATGGAGAGCTTCAGAGGCTTTATATTATTCACAGGTTTTAGGTTTTAAAAATAATAGTATCTATTCAAATGGGTGGATGGAATGGAGTAAAAATAAAAATAATCCAATTGAGTTAGGAGTAGAATAG
- a CDS encoding D-Ala-D-Ala carboxypeptidase family metallohydrolase yields MKKYRGVLVALILCLFTGCGATIRMSNKKISRYFTAREALYSATAKRYNMSNIPLSKATDNIYYCAWRMDKVRRFLGTPIHVNSWYRSPRVNRKVGGVSHSYHVQGLAVDFYTKKNPKYVYNKLRRSRLSFDQLIYYPRQKRFHISFRRNIRQERRQAFVKY; encoded by the coding sequence GTGAAAAAATACAGGGGAGTATTGGTTGCACTAATTTTATGTTTATTTACAGGGTGTGGAGCAACTATAAGAATGTCAAATAAAAAAATATCTCGATATTTTACAGCTAGGGAAGCTTTATATAGTGCTACAGCAAAAAGATATAATATGAGTAATATACCTTTATCTAAGGCAACAGATAATATATATTATTGTGCTTGGAGAATGGATAAGGTTAGAAGATTTTTAGGAACTCCTATTCATGTGAATAGTTGGTATAGATCCCCAAGAGTAAATAGAAAAGTTGGTGGGGTAAGTCATTCATATCATGTTCAAGGTTTGGCAGTGGATTTTTATACGAAAAAAAATCCAAAGTATGTATATAATAAATTAAGAAGATCAAGGCTTAGTTTTGATCAGTTAATATATTATCCTAGGCAAAAAAGATTTCATATTTCGTTTAGGAGAAATATAAGACAGGAAAGGCGACAGGCCTTTGTCAAATATTAA
- a CDS encoding replication initiation protein — MKKIESLDMEIIDTGETEIVEEYLDFPEEELIEQAHKNLVRIDMNIIEYPIFSKNRKRKINQVVVYYFNKRKDKYIEVKPISGSTIPGEFEERVFLALIKIMKRRNYGREFVVTASEILDNLNLETRSSRAFYRNEIRDSLIKLSETSYTFKNSLYSNELGGLIESAVITNIMNITIITRKTKSHVDFDHFKDRRIKEIYKVSLSDHFYKNIIKKGYLVYNADLLLDINTSTARGIYMMINKWRFNKLYLSQPIVTILKRIPLKHSKSYMTRSVNTLISACEELKKKKLIKDFNIIKKTTWESAEIEFFFEESHNQLKQNNFFQDKNSFKGLAITDVAEDYMDAYAISDEDIEEIINLLPSKAKTLSTIKKTIIDMSTKYKTEDIKKAAHYTKLKKATKVRSYFIKALENSWGEDIELPKKEKKLNLDFSLKQEENISFKHYELFIKLSLEDQSSIENLVYKDYIQQCGGFETSIQKKAFNFGKTSLIDKFLEKNPEFLIKKEPVKPEKIDEKNRTTNLTLLKEYVYEYIDTYAFMLEIPQDTLKGLKIDIMLKLTKSFMNKTLTIESIDEILNSSLKSYKKP, encoded by the coding sequence ATGAAAAAAATAGAGAGTTTAGATATGGAAATTATCGACACTGGAGAAACGGAAATTGTAGAGGAATATCTGGATTTCCCAGAAGAGGAATTAATTGAACAAGCCCATAAAAATTTGGTTAGAATAGATATGAATATTATTGAATATCCTATTTTTTCTAAAAATAGGAAGAGAAAAATAAATCAAGTTGTAGTTTATTACTTTAACAAAAGAAAAGATAAATATATTGAAGTTAAACCAATTTCAGGATCTACAATACCTGGAGAATTTGAAGAGAGGGTTTTTTTAGCACTGATTAAAATTATGAAACGCCGCAATTATGGAAGAGAATTTGTTGTTACAGCCAGTGAAATTTTAGATAATTTAAATTTAGAAACTCGTAGTTCTAGAGCTTTTTATCGTAATGAAATTCGAGACTCTTTAATTAAATTATCTGAGACATCATATACTTTTAAGAATTCTCTTTACTCCAATGAATTAGGTGGTCTTATAGAATCTGCTGTTATAACTAATATTATGAATATTACCATTATAACAAGAAAGACTAAAAGTCATGTAGATTTTGACCATTTTAAAGATAGAAGAATAAAGGAAATATATAAGGTATCCCTTTCAGATCATTTCTACAAAAATATTATAAAAAAAGGATATTTAGTTTATAATGCCGATTTACTTTTAGATATCAATACTTCCACTGCAAGAGGAATATATATGATGATTAATAAATGGAGATTTAATAAACTTTACTTAAGTCAACCTATTGTTACGATTCTAAAAAGAATACCTTTAAAGCATAGTAAAAGCTATATGACAAGAAGTGTAAATACTTTAATCTCTGCCTGTGAAGAATTAAAAAAGAAAAAACTTATAAAGGATTTTAACATTATAAAAAAGACAACTTGGGAAAGTGCAGAAATTGAATTTTTCTTTGAAGAATCTCACAATCAATTGAAACAAAATAATTTTTTTCAAGATAAAAATTCCTTTAAAGGTTTGGCTATTACCGATGTAGCTGAAGATTATATGGATGCTTATGCTATCAGTGATGAAGATATTGAAGAAATTATAAATCTTCTCCCTTCAAAGGCTAAAACTTTATCTACCATAAAAAAAACTATCATTGATATGTCTACTAAATATAAAACAGAGGATATAAAAAAAGCTGCCCACTATACTAAACTTAAAAAAGCCACTAAAGTTCGTAGTTATTTTATAAAAGCTCTTGAAAACTCTTGGGGAGAAGATATTGAACTTCCTAAAAAAGAAAAGAAATTAAACTTAGATTTTTCCTTAAAGCAAGAGGAAAATATATCTTTTAAACACTATGAACTTTTTATAAAGCTCTCTTTAGAAGACCAAAGTTCAATCGAAAATTTAGTTTACAAAGATTACATACAGCAATGTGGAGGATTTGAAACCTCTATACAAAAGAAAGCATTTAATTTTGGGAAAACCTCTTTAATTGATAAATTTCTTGAAAAAAACCCAGAATTTCTTATTAAAAAAGAGCCCGTAAAACCTGAAAAGATAGATGAAAAAAATAGGACAACAAATCTTACCCTTTTAAAAGAGTATGTATATGAATATATTGACACATATGCCTTTATGTTAGAAATTCCTCAAGATACTTTAAAGGGGCTTAAAATCGATATTATGCTAAAATTAACAAAAAGTTTTATGAATAAAACTCTAACTATTGAATCTATAGATGAAATTTTAAACAGTTCTTTAAAATCATACAAAAAGCCCTGA
- a CDS encoding FAD-dependent oxidoreductase, protein MKSNIEFLLEEGNRCLKCKHEPCKKACPIGTSIPEVIQLFQKEEYKKAGEILFNNNPMSLVCSLICPFENQCMGSCVRGIKGEPIDFPKIENYIMKEYLKTTLFEKNISNGKKIAIVGGGPGALTAGILLRKNNYEVTIFDNHEKLGGMLRYGIPDFRLPKENIALLEKKVMELGIIFKGNSSLDENDILNLKKDYNGVIIATGTWFPKKLNIEGVENPNTLYAIDYLKNNIDLGKNKKVVVIGAGNVAMDVARTAKRQGNEVIIAYRRPMEDSPATKLEIREAKEDGVEFLTYVSPKKILENGIVLEKTYYDENKKLKTLENSEFLLECDYIILALSQVAQYPMEVLKEKGITEENGFFFCGDILTGPETVVKAAVTGKESIIKIKALI, encoded by the coding sequence ATGAAAAGTAATATAGAATTTTTACTAGAGGAGGGGAATAGATGTTTAAAATGTAAACATGAACCTTGTAAAAAGGCATGTCCTATAGGAACATCTATCCCTGAAGTTATTCAATTGTTTCAAAAGGAAGAATATAAAAAAGCAGGAGAAATATTATTTAATAACAATCCTATGTCTTTGGTATGCTCTTTAATTTGTCCTTTTGAAAACCAATGTATGGGTAGTTGTGTAAGAGGAATTAAGGGAGAGCCAATTGATTTTCCTAAAATAGAAAATTATATAATGAAAGAATATTTGAAAACTACATTATTTGAAAAAAATATTAGTAATGGAAAGAAAATAGCCATAGTTGGAGGAGGACCAGGAGCTCTAACTGCAGGTATCTTATTAAGAAAGAATAATTATGAAGTTACTATTTTTGATAATCATGAAAAATTAGGTGGAATGCTAAGATATGGAATACCAGATTTTAGATTACCTAAGGAAAATATAGCCCTTCTAGAGAAAAAAGTTATGGAATTAGGAATTATTTTTAAAGGAAATAGTTCTTTAGATGAAAATGATATTTTGAATTTAAAAAAAGATTATAATGGAGTAATAATAGCAACAGGAACATGGTTCCCTAAAAAACTTAATATAGAAGGAGTAGAAAATCCCAATACTCTTTATGCTATAGATTACTTAAAAAATAATATAGATTTAGGAAAAAACAAAAAAGTTGTTGTAATAGGAGCAGGAAATGTGGCAATGGATGTGGCCAGAACTGCTAAAAGACAGGGGAATGAAGTTATAATTGCCTATAGAAGACCTATGGAGGATTCTCCTGCTACTAAATTAGAAATAAGGGAAGCAAAAGAGGACGGTGTTGAATTTTTAACATATGTTTCTCCTAAAAAAATCTTAGAAAATGGAATAGTTTTAGAAAAAACATATTATGATGAAAATAAGAAATTAAAAACTTTAGAAAATTCAGAATTTCTATTAGAATGTGATTATATAATTTTAGCACTTAGTCAAGTGGCCCAATATCCAATGGAAGTTTTAAAAGAAAAAGGAATTACAGAGGAAAATGGATTTTTCTTCTGTGGCGATATATTAACAGGTCCTGAAACAGTTGTAAAAGCTGCAGTAACAGGAAAAGAAAGTATTATAAAAATTAAAGCCCTGATATAA